In Primulina eburnea isolate SZY01 chromosome 3, ASM2296580v1, whole genome shotgun sequence, one DNA window encodes the following:
- the LOC140826558 gene encoding transcription factor MTB1-like, translated as MGRVEWTDENKAMAVAVLGIKAFDHLMSNSVSHECSLMAIGSDDNLQNKLSDLVEHPNSANFCWNYAIFWQLSRSKSGDLVLGWGDGSCREPLECEETEISGILNTRLEDDSLQRMRKKVLQHLHTLFGGSDEDSYAFGLDKITDIEMFFLASMYFSFRRGEGGPGRCYASGRHIWLLDVVKSPLEYCARSCLAKCAGLRTIILIPTDSGVIELGSVRCIPESLELLKMITSSFSSFSSLLKAKQATAVVAVADKRDEHGRTLNPLKSNQPGVVSKIFGQNLNLCPAHPNKKLSMKNVEDETLDASTDWNRLPLINTKNDFHGAREDPSTDNFGNTKPAQMQIDFTGATLRPIVSKQPIVVSEQSHVEILHKQANNTGTMDEKRPRKRGRKPANGREEPLNHVEAERQRREKLNQHFYALRAVVPNVSKADKASLLKEAVAYITELQTRLKEIESDKEVNGSGFPVEAKLNSENREQIPSVDIESGCDEIIMRVSLPLNAHPTSRLIQAVKDTNACIVDANFSIGSEQVLHTFVVKSRGSQQLTKEKLIKAFVP; from the coding sequence ATGGGGCGTGTTGAGTGGACTGATGAGAATAAGGCTATGGCGGTGGCGGTTTTGGGAATTAAGGCCTTTGACCACTTGATGTCAAACTCGGTTTCCCATGAATGTTCATTGATGGCTATTGGGAGTGATGATAATTTGCAAAACAAGCTCTCAGATCTTGTGGAGCACCCAAACTCTGCCAATTTCTGTTGGAATTACGCGATTTTTTGGCAGCTTTCAAGGTCCAAGTCCGGTGATTTGGTGTTAGGATGGGGGGATGGCAGTTGTCGAGAGCCTCTTGAATGCGAGGAGACAGAAATTTCTGGAATTCTAAATACAAGACTTGAGGATGATTCCCTGCAAAGAATGAGGAAAAAGGTTCTTCAACATTTGCATACACTGTTTGGGGGAAGCGATGAGGACAGTTATGCGTTTGGATTGGATAAGATTACTGATATTGAGATGTTCTTTCTTGCGTCTATGTACTTTTCCTTTCGTAGAGGAGAAGGGGGTCCAGGGAGGTGTTATGCATCTGGTAGACATATCTGGTTGTTGGATGTTGTGAAATCGCCATTGGAATATTGTGCGAGGTCGTGCCTTGCGAAATGCGCTGGTTTGCGAACTATAATATTGATTCCAACTGACAGTGGAGTGATTGAACTAGGATCAGTGAGATGTATCCCGGAGAGTTTGGAACTTCTAAAGATGATCACATCTTcgttttcttcattttcatcGCTGCTCAAGGCCAAACAAGCTACGGCTGTGGTGGCTGTTGCCGACAAAAGAGATGAGCATGGTCGTACATTGAATCCGTTAAAAAGTAACCAACCAGGAGTAGTCTCCAaaattttcgggcagaactTAAATTTATGTCCTGCACACCCCAACAAGAAACTTTCTATGAAGAATGTGGAAGATGAAACATTGGATGCTAGCACGGATTGGAACAGGTTGCCTCTTATTAACACTAAAAATGACTTTCATGGGGCGAGGGAGGATCCCAGTACTGACAATTTTGGGAATACAAAACCAGCCCAAATGCAGATTGATTTTACCGGAGCCACATTGAGGCCTATAGTTTCGAAACAGCCTATTGTTGTGTCTGAGCAGTCACATGTTGAGATTTTACACAAGCAAGCAAATAATACTGGGACAATGGATGAGAAGAGGCCTCGAAAGCGTGGTAGAAAACCTGCAAATGGAAGAGAGGAGCCACTCAACCATGTAGAAGCAGAAAGACAGCGACGGGAAAAGCTGAACCAGCATTTCTATGCTCTACGAGCAGTAGTGCCCAATGTTTCGAAAGCAGACAAGGCATCCCTTTTGAAAGAGGCTGTAGCTTACATAACTGAACTTCAGACGAGGCTGAAGGAAATAGAGTCTGACAAAGAAGTGAATGGGTCTGGATTTCCTGTTGAAGCTAAGCTAAATTCAGAAAACCGAGAACAGATTCCAAGCGTTGACATTGAATCTGGCTGCGATGAAATCATTATGAGAGTGAGCTTACCATTGAACGCCCACCCGACGTCAAGGCTCATTCAAGCTGTAAAGGACACAAATGCATGCATCGTCGATGCAAATTTTTCAATAGGGAGTGAGCAAGTTCTTCACACATTTGTAGTCAAGTCTCGAGGATCACAACAGCTGACTAAAGAGAAGTTGATCAAAGCATTTGTTCCTTAG